Genomic window (Rathayibacter sp. VKM Ac-2760):
AACAACCTCGGGGTGGCGTCGGCCGCGTCCGTGCTGCTGCTGGTCGCCACCCTGGTGCTCACCCTCGGGGTCCGCATCCTCTCCTCCAGAAAGGCCGCCGCATGATCCCCACTTCTCCGGCCGCACCCGACACGGCGCTCGCCGCTCTGCGGCCGGCGAAGGACAAGGCCACCCGCGCGAACACGCAGTTCGACACGGCGCTGGGCTGGCGGCCCGGGTTCGGTGTCGCCACCCTCGTGCGCATCCTGATCTGCGCCGTGGTGCTCTTCGTCTTCGCCGCTCCCTTCATCACCATCATCTCGGGAGCCTTCGACGCCAGCACCGACTCGACGAGGGTCAGCCTCTTCCCCAACAATCCCTCGCTCCTGCCCGCCCAGGTCGCCGCCGACAAGGGCATCTGGGGGTACTTCGCCAACTCGCTGATCATCGTCGGCGGCGGGCTCCTTCTGCAGATCGCGATCTCGATCCTGACCGCCTACGCGCTGGCCAGGCACCGCTTCCTCGGACAGTCGATCGTCCTGCTGCTCTTCCTGCTGACGATGATGCTGCCCGAAGAGGTCATCGCGATCCCGCTCTCGCAGGTCATCGGCAACATCCCCGTGCTCGGCATCAGTCTCCGCGGCACCGTGTTCGGCGTGATCCTGCCCGTCGCGGTCTGGGGGTTCTCGATCCTCATCATGACCGAGTTCATGAAGGACATCCCTCAGGAGATCGAGGAGGCGGCCCGCCTCGACGGCGTCGGCGAGCTCCGGATGCTGTGGTCGATCATCCTGCCCCTGTGCAAGCCGGTGCTCGGAGTCGTGACGATCTTCGGATTCATGATGATCTGGGACCAGTACCTGCTTCCTCTGATCGCCGCGAACGATCCGAGCGACTACACCCTCACGGTGGCCCTGAGTGTGCTGCGCACCGACGCCCAGACAGGCCCGGGCGTGCTGCTCTTCGGCGCTCTGCTCGCTCTCATCCCCAGCCTCATCGTGTACCTGCTCATGCAGAAGTCGCTCATCCGCGGCATCACGTCCGGCGCAACGAAAGGCTGACGACCATGACGATCCTCACTCCCACCCCCTCGACCCCCGACGGGCAGCCGGTCGAGCTCGACTCCACCGGCAGGCCGGAGCACCGCATCACGGACCTCGTCATCACGCCGATCGCCTTCCGCGACCCCGCGCTGCTGAACTCCAACGGCGTGCACGAACCACTCGCCCTCCGCACGATCGTCCAGCTGGTCGTCGCCGACGGCAGCGTCGTCGGCCTCGGCGAGGGCTCGGGCGAGCGCGAGGTCCTCGACCGGCTCGAGGTCGTCAGGCCCGCAGTCCTCGGGCTCAGCGTCTTCGACCTCAACGGGATCGAAGCGGCGATCAACACGGCACTGGGCGGCGACGACGGCGGACTGACCCGCATCCAGCGCCGCGTCGTCTACTCGATCATCGATGTCGCCTGCCACGACGCCCAGGGCAGGATCATCGGAGTTCCCGTCAGCGAGCTGCTCGGCGGCGCCGTCCGCACGGAGGTGCCGTACAGCGCGTACCTCTTCTACAAGTGGGCCGGGCATCCGGCGGCCGACGGCAGCACGGCCGACGACGAATGGGGTGCGGCCCTCGACCCCGCAGGCATCGTGAAGCAGGCCCGGCAGCTGATCGACGAGTACGGGTTCGGGTCGATCAAGCTCAAGGCCGGCGTCTTCCCGCCCGAGCAGGAGATCGCGGCCATCCGCGCACTCGCGGAGGCGTTCCCCGATCTGCCGCTGCGCATCGATCCGAACGGCGCGTGGACCGTCGAGACCTCCCTCATGGTCGCGGACGAGCTTCGGGACGTGCTGCAGTACCTGGAGGACCCGACGCTCACCCTCGACGGCATGTCGGCCGTGGCGGAGTCGGCCGGGATCCCGCTCGCCACCAACATGTGCGTGGTCGCCTTCGAGCAGATCAAGGAGGCGCTCGAGAAGAACGCGGTGCAGATCATCCTGAGCGACCACCACTACTGGGGCGGTCTCCGGCACACCCGGGAGCTCGGCGCCATCTGCGACACGCTCGGCATCGGTCTGTCGATGCACTCGAACTCGCACCTCGGCATCTCGCTCGCCGCGATGACGCACGTCGCTGCGGCATCACCGACACTCACCTACGCGTGCGACACGCACTACCCGTGGAACCACGCCGACGAGATCGTGAAGCCCGGCGTCCTGGCGATCCGGGACGGCTCGGTCGCCGTGCCCACCGGCCCGGGCCTCGGAGTGGAACTCGACCTCGAGGCCCTCGAACGCCAGCACCGCGTCTACGTGGAGTCGGGCCGCACCACCCGGGAGGACACGGTCTACATGCGCTCCATCGACCCCGACTACGACCCGACGCTGCCCCGATTCTGATGGGCTCGTTCCAGACCGGGTCCTCCTTCGATTCCACGGCGTACCTCTACCCGTGGGACGTGGTGGGCGACCCCGCTGCCGCTCGGCGCATCGCGCGGTCGGGCGTCTCGAGCGTCACCCTGGCTGCCGCGTACCACTCCGTTCGGGCGGCGACGCCACGTCATCCCGGGCATCGCGTCGTCGAGGCCCGCACCGCCGCGCTGTACGTGCCCGTGCGGGAGCGCGCGTGGGCGGGCCAGCGTCTCACGCCCGGCGACGGTGCGGCCTGGGCCGGACACGACTCGTTCGCCAGGGCTCGCGATGCACTCGCCCAGGCGGGTCTCGCCAGCCGGGCCTGGCTCGCGCTGACGCACGCCGACGGCATCGCCGCCGGTGGTACGTCATCACCGGTCGCGCCCGACCTGTGCACGACGAACGCGTTCGGCGACGTCTACACCTACTCTCTCTGCCCCTCGAGCGAGGAGGTCCGGCAGTACGCCGCCACGCTGACCTCCGAGTGCGTCGCACTGGCGGGCGTCGACAGCGTGATCCTCGAGGCCGTGGGCCCGATGGGCTTCGGCCATCTGAGCGCGCACGAGAAGACGGCGGGGGCCGACCACGGCCCTCTCGGAGAGGCGCTCCTGTCGGTGTGCTTCTGCGAGGCATGCTGCTCGGCCTACGACGAACGGAGCGGGGCGGATGCTCTGCGGCAGTCGGTCCGCGAGGCGCTCTCCCGTGCACCGGGCACGTCGTCGGCGCTCGACGACGGTCTGCGGACCGCGCTCGGCGACACGACCGCCGACGTGCTGCTCGAGAGCCGGCGTTCGGCCTCTCTCGCACTCCGGACAGCCGTTCTCGACGCGGCCCGGTCGGCTGGAGCGTCGAGGGTGACCATGCACTCCTCGACCGAGACCTGGGCGACGGGGCCGTTCAGCGCTCTTCTCGACGACGCACGCGACCTGGACGGTGTCGTCGCCGCCGCGTGGGCGCAGGGGCCGGAGAGCGTCGTCGAGGTGTCACGACTCGCTCGAGCCGCGCATCCCTCGCTCGCCATCGGGGCGTACTGCACGGTCCTGCCCCCCACCCCGATCGATGTGCCGCAGACCGTCCGGCACTGGTCCGCCCTCCTCGAGGCCGGCGCCACCGAACTGCACCTGTACCACGCCGGTCTTGCATCGGATGCTCGGCTCGACCTGCTCGAAGCGGCGCTCGACCAGGTCGAGGCCGCCGACTCCACCCGGACCCGCACTGCCCCGTCACCCCTCGCGAAGGAGCCCTCCCATGACTGAGCTGACCCAGAGACTCGGCGACCGACCGATCGTGGCCGTGCTGCGCGCCTCCGAGTCGACCGCCTTCATCCCCGTCTGCGACGTGCTGTTCGACGAGGGCTTCCCGGCTGTCGAGATCACGATGACGACGCCCGGAGCCCTGCAGGTCATCGCGGACATCCGCAGACGGATGCCCTCCGACGCGGTGGTCGGCGCCGGCACGGTTCGCACACTCGCCCAGGTCGACGGTGCGATCGACGCCGGGGCGCAGTTCCTGGTCAGCCAGATCACCTCGCCCGAGCTCGTCGCCGCTGCAGCCGCGCGCGGTGTGCCCTTCATCCCCGGCGCCCTCACCCCGACGGAGATCGTCCATGCCTGGCAGCTCGGGGTCGAAGCGGTCAAGGTGTCGCCCATCGGGCCGGTCGGCGGCCTCGACTACCTCGCCGAACTCATCGGGCCGCTCCCCGAGATCGCCCTGTTCCCCACCGGTGGCGTCCTGATCAGTCAGGCGGCGGACTACCTCGACACCGGTGCTTCGATCATCGGCCTGAGCAGGGACCTCGTTCGCGACGCCTTCACCGACGGCAGCCTCGACGAGCTGCGCGAGCGCGCCCACTTCGTGGTCGACTCCGTCGCGGCGCGCCGGACCGCGCAGCCGGCCTGACTCCTTCTCCCGTCCCGTCACACCCACCTACAGATCCAGGAACCTCATGCAGAAGATCGCCTTCATCGGACTCGGGATCATGGGACTGCCCATGGCGAAGAACCTCGTCGACGCCCGCTTCGACGTCACCGGCTTCAACCGGTCCAGCGCCAACCTCGACGCTCTCCTCGAGCACGGCGGGCGGCGAGCCGGCAGCGTCGCCGAGGCCGTGGACGGCGCCGATGTCGTCATCACCGTGCTGCCCGATTCCCCCGACGTGGAGGGGGTGGTACTCGGAGAGGGCGGAGTGCTGGAGTCGGTGAAGAGCGGCGCCCTGCTCGTCGACGCGAGCTCGATCGCACCCGCGACGGCCCGCCGAGTGGCGGAGGCGGCCGCAGCCGTCGGAGTGCGGGCGCTGGACGCTCCGGTCAGCGGAGGCGAACAGGGCGCCATCGACGGCGCGCTGTCGATCATGGTCGGCGGTGCGGCCGAGGACTTCGAGGCCGCGCGAGACGTCTTCGCCGCGATGGGGAGCACGATCGTGCACGTCGGCCCCAGCGGATCGGGCCAGACGGTCAAAGCCGCGAACCAGCTCATCGTCGCCGGCACCATCCAGCTGGTCGCCGAGGCCCTCACCTTCCTCGACGCCCACGATGCCGACCTCGAGGCCGCCGTGAGCGTGCTCGCCGGGGGGCTCGCCGGAAACCGCATCCTCGATCGCAAGGCGGCCGGGATGATCGCGCACTCCTTCGCGCCGGGGTTCCGCATCGGACTGCACCACAAGGACCTCGGCATCGTGCTGGCCGCCGCCCGGGAAGCAGGAGTGGTCGTCCCGGTCGGAGCGCTGCTCGGCCAGCTCATGGCATCGATGGTCGCGAACGGCGACGGCGGGCTCGACCACTCCGCCCTGCTCCTCGGAGTGGAGCGCCTCTCGGGCCGGGGGAGCGTGGGGGGCGCATGATCCGTGCAGCGGAGCCTCGCAGGAGCCCGACAACCGTCCGAGTCACTCCGGAGCCGTCCTCCGTGGCGGATGTCGTCACACCCACCGAGGAGATCTTCGTCTGGCGAGCCGGTGCCCTGACGGTGTCCTTCGGCTCGGGGGAGCACCCGGTCCGGATCGTGGGCGTGAACGCCGGACCGGAGCAGGTCGTCACCGAGGCGACCCAGCCGCTCGTCGAGGC
Coding sequences:
- a CDS encoding carbohydrate ABC transporter permease, whose amino-acid sequence is MIPTSPAAPDTALAALRPAKDKATRANTQFDTALGWRPGFGVATLVRILICAVVLFVFAAPFITIISGAFDASTDSTRVSLFPNNPSLLPAQVAADKGIWGYFANSLIIVGGGLLLQIAISILTAYALARHRFLGQSIVLLLFLLTMMLPEEVIAIPLSQVIGNIPVLGISLRGTVFGVILPVAVWGFSILIMTEFMKDIPQEIEEAARLDGVGELRMLWSIILPLCKPVLGVVTIFGFMMIWDQYLLPLIAANDPSDYTLTVALSVLRTDAQTGPGVLLFGALLALIPSLIVYLLMQKSLIRGITSGATKG
- a CDS encoding glucarate dehydratase family protein, which encodes MTILTPTPSTPDGQPVELDSTGRPEHRITDLVITPIAFRDPALLNSNGVHEPLALRTIVQLVVADGSVVGLGEGSGEREVLDRLEVVRPAVLGLSVFDLNGIEAAINTALGGDDGGLTRIQRRVVYSIIDVACHDAQGRIIGVPVSELLGGAVRTEVPYSAYLFYKWAGHPAADGSTADDEWGAALDPAGIVKQARQLIDEYGFGSIKLKAGVFPPEQEIAAIRALAEAFPDLPLRIDPNGAWTVETSLMVADELRDVLQYLEDPTLTLDGMSAVAESAGIPLATNMCVVAFEQIKEALEKNAVQIILSDHHYWGGLRHTRELGAICDTLGIGLSMHSNSHLGISLAAMTHVAAASPTLTYACDTHYPWNHADEIVKPGVLAIRDGSVAVPTGPGLGVELDLEALERQHRVYVESGRTTREDTVYMRSIDPDYDPTLPRF
- a CDS encoding bifunctional 4-hydroxy-2-oxoglutarate aldolase/2-dehydro-3-deoxy-phosphogluconate aldolase, producing the protein MTELTQRLGDRPIVAVLRASESTAFIPVCDVLFDEGFPAVEITMTTPGALQVIADIRRRMPSDAVVGAGTVRTLAQVDGAIDAGAQFLVSQITSPELVAAAAARGVPFIPGALTPTEIVHAWQLGVEAVKVSPIGPVGGLDYLAELIGPLPEIALFPTGGVLISQAADYLDTGASIIGLSRDLVRDAFTDGSLDELRERAHFVVDSVAARRTAQPA
- a CDS encoding 2-hydroxy-3-oxopropionate reductase is translated as MQKIAFIGLGIMGLPMAKNLVDARFDVTGFNRSSANLDALLEHGGRRAGSVAEAVDGADVVITVLPDSPDVEGVVLGEGGVLESVKSGALLVDASSIAPATARRVAEAAAAVGVRALDAPVSGGEQGAIDGALSIMVGGAAEDFEAARDVFAAMGSTIVHVGPSGSGQTVKAANQLIVAGTIQLVAEALTFLDAHDADLEAAVSVLAGGLAGNRILDRKAAGMIAHSFAPGFRIGLHHKDLGIVLAAAREAGVVVPVGALLGQLMASMVANGDGGLDHSALLLGVERLSGRGSVGGA